The Eulemur rufifrons isolate Redbay chromosome 3, OSU_ERuf_1, whole genome shotgun sequence DNA segment TAAGAACTGTCAGacgacactttttaaaaaatcaattggctcttttgaatacacacacacatatacacacatacccatGCACTAAAAGGAAATAGGAACTAAAACTGAAAAAACGCAATTCATTTTACATAGTAAATGAGACTTTCAACTAACGGCTACATGAGAATCACTGGTGGATGATGGCATCAATGACTttcctaaaactattctaaaaacaCTTCAGTTGAAAGTACACTTGCCAATTGAAGCAGGTATTCCTTAATGATAGCTTTTAAGAAATAGCTAgttgttatttataaaatgtatatgccaTTGTGTAAAGTGTATATACATCACATAACATCTAAACCAGAGCatttaaatataagtaataaatgAATCTAAGTTTTTACGGCTTTGAATTAAAGGGTTGATTATTATAAAAGATGCTGTCTGGGGTTTAGCAGGAGGAAGGGTGTCCCCTCTGACCAGAAAATGATCTCATCATTTTGAAAACTGCTGGGCATTCACTGTCAACCTTTTGGTTGTAAAACCATCTGCTCTGCCCTTAGGATCATGCTGTGCAAACTTTACCTTGCCCATATTTAGCACTTGGTTTGCAGAAAGCCAAGGTCAGTAGTTCCAAGTTGATTTAGTTTCTACTTAGGTAAGTTCAGGTAAAACAAAGACTGGGGGAGGTTTTGCTTGTTTGTCTTCTAATCTCCGTTTCTGACATCTTGTTACAGATTACTGAGGAAGTAGGCAGTGGTCTAGTAAACATTTCTTTACCTACAATTTGCCTCTAAACTCTGAATCAAAAGGCTGACATATTTTAATGATATCTACTTGCATGTTTTGAGCATTCAATAGATTTTAAAGACCTCATTTTTTATAGATACATGTAAAACAGGATAAGATTTTCAAtaaaagacacagacacacaccaatTTCCACAAGGTtatgatattaatagtttattttgggTTGTTCTGCCAGCCATGGAACTTCTTAAGGACATGGCCATGCAAGTAAATCTTGTTTCTTCAAGCTTTTCTTGAgctaatttcctttaatttttctccagAATAGGACTATGCTTCAACTTATTTAAGGGATAAGAAATTCTAAAACAGATGTACCAATCATATGGTTTCCCAAAAGTTATAAACTGTcatacaaataatttatgaaactaTCAAAAATTTTagctgaggaaaagaaaagacaaaccatttcactaatctctgaaataaaaaaaaaaaggaggaaaacttTCCAAACTACTTAAGGTCaaaattttatatcaattattaTTTCTATGGATTTATTAGTGACAGTAAAAgctaaaactaattttaaaaatgcacatcattttcttttttctttttttttttttgatagtccCCTTAGAACAagccaagaaatagaaaacttgtgTATTAAGATTTTACgtgaatgatttttctcttttggagcAATATTTATATAGATTGTTTTATAGATACAAAAGTACCACTTATTGAGTATTTAGTTGAGGAAGGTTTTATGCTGGAATGCTCCACAGCGATTGTCCTTATTATTTGGTCCCCATAAACCTAGCTACATGGCTAACACAGGGTCTAGCAAAATACTGGTATAAGGTAGgtatttaaccaatatttataaatgtataattctAAAATTCCTGTTTTTTCCATATATTATGATGCTAAGATTTACCAGCTTCAACTAATAGtacatcttttcttctttctataaaaatataatctataagTATAGTGGCTTGAGAAATCTGAAAAAAGTTACTACAAAATTTTCTAAGATTACAAAGGAAACCATGATTTAATCAAATCTGTAAGCCTTATAAGGCCATAATTAATGAAGTTCTAGTAACaggagattatatttttataacaaaatatttggcATATAATTCATTTGTGGTAAGATGGTAAAAAAGTATATGATAAACTTCACATACTAAGGGATCCTGAAATTATCCTACACTCTTTGTAGATCTGCTGATTTCAGTAAAGACACATGCTGAGTAATTTCAATATTCTCAAATCAGCACACATCAAGTTAACCGACCAAAAATATTACAACTGGAGTCTCACATTAGAGTAGAGACAAAAAGATTTGATTTTTGAAAGCAAACAAGTTATATATTcgtttatattacatatataattgaGAAACTACATACTGGTAGAAAGTATTCACCTGTTATATAGACATCACAGTCTTCTGTTACAAAGGTTCTGCTATGTCCTTTGTGAACAATCAATCTCATTCTTTAAGTGAAACATTGCTTTAGTTTTAAAAGGACGAGTAATGAAGCTTTTCTGAAGTAAATAAATTTCTCCATAAAAATTAAGCTCCTTCAACTTTTTATCAAATATAGTTTGAAAGTTATAATTATATCTCTAAGTTTCATTACTGGTTTTTGAAAATTGTGTGGATAGAACTAAGACTGGAAGTAGAGGGACATACTTCACTTTTCCTATGTACTGAGTATGGTTCGTGGCCATAATACTTCTAACAATTTTCATCTTAGCTTGGCCAAGATAAagtgtttttgtcattttatagtAGATAAACTcctgtataattttataaaagagaatgtataatataaaacaaaaataaaagaaaggcagAGATGGGTTTTTTGACTCACCAAATGCAATCAGATCGATCTAATTTAGGAACTCAATGTTAAAAAATATGAGTTatatcattttagttttttttgggTAAGAATTTGTTACAAACTGAAAGTTTTTGTCccttcaaaattcacatgttgaagtcccaaTCCCCAATGTGACTGAATTTGGAGACAGGGACTTTAtaaaggtaattaaggttaaatgaggtcataagggtggggcccttatTCAAcaggattggtgtccttataagaagagatacaaGGGAACaaactctctccctctcccatgtgaggacacaaagaGAAGGTGTCCACCTCCAAGCTAGGAAGAGAGCCCTCCTCAGGAACCAAATcagctagcaccttgatcttgaacctCCAAACTCCagaattaagaagaaataaatttctgttgtttacaccACCCAAGtcaatggtattttgttacagaagcTCAAGCGGACGAATACAGGACTCTGTGTAGCACAGGTAAACATACAGGTTATATCCATAAGCCCTGATACTATAGACTAACAGCAAGTACTTTTGCATTTGAGGAAAGCACACTAGGCCTGCATGGAGTGCATGTAGTTTGAGATGTTCCATTGCTCCCTCCTGCTTAGCAGTTCAACATTATATATCCTTTGAATCTTAGAGATGCAAGAAATTCAGGCAAAAACAATTATCCCAGGGCCAAAGCCCCATATATGTGCCCtggctaaaaaaacaaaaaagagagagagaaaatttagaaaatgttaccTTGGGCAATGGGAAGCAGGCTTATGAAATGGACAGAGCTGTTCCACAGTTGTTTCACAAGTCACGGCTTGAACTGAggaattaaaacacaaaacagtAAATGAATCCCTTGAAAGCAATACCATACTATATAGTTGtaagaaaataagatgaaaaaagttcttaCCTGTTACTTTAGAGACTGTGAAGGAATTAGCAGACTGATATTTgctgaagataaaaagaaatgtcaatCATTTTCTTATAGGcatcatcagcagcagcattaatTTCTGGTATCTTTCAGGTCTATgaataccttattttttaaaatatttttgctaaaatagcTACATAAGTAGtgatataagaaaatatcatCAGTTTTATGCTAAATCCATATTACCTTCATGTATGAACCAAATCAATACCATTCTTAATATTAGAGGCTGTTCTCATCATTACTAATCTGGAAAACTCACAGATAAGAGCATAAAccaatatacattttatatatatatatatatatatatatatattgttttctatcaaaattaaaattctcaaaTACCAACTCCCTGTCTCCACACAGGCAAACTACTGAATCCTTCACAATAGTAAATACAAGGCAGTGTTGTAAGAAGACTACAAAATAATAAGTACCTTAAGGGAGtatgcattattcatttttttgcccTAGTATCTAGTAAAATGTCTATAATAAAGGAATGACCTTTTCCTCATTATATgcattataaaaaacagaaatataagatTAGGCACCccatatatatcaaaatattaattggTTTATGAATACCCAGATTTTCAGAAAAACCATCTATTACAAAAGGTAAGGCTTATTTATGATGGTGCTTTAACATGGTAGACACTCTTATGTTAATCTATAATAATACATTCATTATTATGATAATATTCACCATCTATAatgtacccaaaagaaataaCATTCTTTGAGGCACAAAATATACAAGCTATTAAATGTAGCCTTTGAATTTCAAGAAAGTTTCTGTaagtttaagagaaaaaaaataaataggataaaTGTTCTTTAATACAGTGCTTGGCTTACTAAAACTAATAACTAATCTTTAGTATTTATCgaaagtaattaataaatatttgctgaatgaataagttaatcagtaaatatgtatataaagcTTTTACTAAAAAGAGTTGTTGCTAATGGCTGAAAACTACACATCAAGCCTTTGAACAAAACTGTATACATAGGAGGTCATTCTACAAATTTGCAAGAGTTTTTaacaaattgttttttatattatagttAACCCCACTGTGGAGTTTCATCCAACTGTATAGTTACAAAGGAAAGAGACTATGTCTATACCCTGAGAAAAGTCATTCCATATAAGAttcaataatgtttatttttttacttagaaGAAAAGAGGCActacaaaaacatttcaaatgcctatatttttctactttctgtagAGTACATATAAAATGCAGTGTTTTAGAATAAGGTATTTAGTATACTTAAtatgagaaacattttaaaagttaaccaATGTTTTTGagttaaattacatttaaatgaataaaaagatgacatagcatattatatatttagatttttcaaaatgctctttcacccattaatataatttaacattattACATTTAACAGTAATTTAACAAAGTTACTGTTGCATGAAATAAGCCATTTTCCCGAAACAGGGAAGGAAGAATATGCCAATTAATTAgccttttttaaagtattttctgtcATAGCTAAAAAATGTATTGCTTTATATTGGGAATTAACTACAgatttatacatttttacttAAACTTGAAAATTTGGAGTTTTAGCATGTCTATTACAAGCAAAAGGGTTCAACTTTGAATTTAGatgctatttcttctttttgtctatGGAAATTATGTAGCtaaaatgaactttgaaaattACCAACTTCTCTCTTCTTAGATTAAATTCTTCTATGCTTTCCTCTAAAAAAATGGGTTGGCTCATTGTTACAATTTAAACTCATGTGGTCCAAAAGATCATTTGGGTACTTACCCAATTGTTTGAATGCCATTTCTATTGGATTTgatgaaataatgttttcttccttgtctAGTGATATCTACCCAACCACCTTCATTATCTATTATACCGTAATGAATTGCAGCTCTACAGATGCTGGATTGCTTGGAGAAAAGGAGAAGATAAAAGGATGTTAAAATATTAGGCTTCTGCATAAGGCACAGCCTCTTACTGCTTATGagactttaaattaaataaacatttctgagCAAAATATCTACATTATATAGATtatttttccacattaaaaaatcaaatataatatggaaccaaataattacatttataatactTACCATTTCATAATGTACACTGCCAATAACTTTAGCTTTACTATCCAAACAGCCAGCCGGACATTCATACCTAAATCAAAGTAATTGGGAACAAAATTTAGTTTCTCTGAAGgtcagtataaaataaaaaatatttcttctactttgtcagttaattttcagaataataataaatattacctATTGCAGGTTGTTCCTTTGCACTGATCTCTTAATCTGACTTCACAAGAAACAATTTgggctaaaaggaaaaaaaaacaccagaataacttagaaaatatgaaagttgctgtaatttgttatatatattgtAATGACaagttttttttccattctaaaaatattcaaattactaTTATCTTGATGGATATgccatataatttttctcagtaaTGCAGAGGTCTTACACATTTGCTGTGTGCTTATTACTTCGTTTCTGTTACTATCATCTGATCTTGTCCGAACATGGGTGTCATGGACTTGTGACTGCTGCCGTTCAATTTCGTTTGTTTCTTCTTCTCGAGGAGGGTAATACCTGTCTGACCCTTCTGTTAGAGAAAAcagatttaagaaatattaatgccattttatatttgcaGAAATTATCATATAATGATACACTTTGATATTcctatttaacatttaaaaccaGTAAAGTTGGTACTGTTTTTTTGGCACAGGTTTTGGCTTAAGGTGGTGACCTTAAGCACCGCATTGGAGTAAATGAAATGTACACATAAGCCTTTGAACCCTTAAGTTCAAAAACCCTTATGATTCATTTATGTTAATGTTTGGCTAATATTTAATGGAGTCACTTTTAAattatcagtgttttgttttcACAATGAAATCTCCACAGTGATCTAATAAAGTCAGGGTTTAGTAAAATTGCATTTGTAGTCTCAAATGAAATTGTATTCTTAATATATTCTGAagaatcacatttaaaatttctccaaatgGAAATCTGGTCTAAAGAAGGATTGACATGCCTGTTATTTACTACAATATCCATTTCTATGGAAAGGTTTTTCTCTGTTAGAAGGAAATTCAACGTGCAGAAATTTAAACTtgataatggaaaataatttcaaatttgaatttaattttttttccagattgacCTATAGCAAGGGCTTGACAATGGCACATTTTGGAGAGGGGTATTGTTTTCATGTGTGCCCAAGAACTCAGAAcctagaaaaaaaggaagtatgAAATCAGAAGCAGAGGAaagtcagctttaaaaaaaatatagtggCCACTGGTGAAGGAGCAGGTAGGCTGGAGGTTTTGGAGTAGACACTGATGCAATGAAAAAATGCTGCAAATGCTTCTAGGAATTTAAAAATGGCTTATGCAACAGAGCGACATATCTGAGTACTTCGTGTCTACTCATTATAGCTAATGAGCATTCagtcattaggaaaaaaagagagacacatCTCATTATGAGCACTGAAATAGGGCtgtaattattcaaatattttctaatacattCACTCtacatttttccccatttaataaTCGTTAAGAAAAAAGTACAAGGCAGTAAATAATGTTCACTTGAATG contains these protein-coding regions:
- the CRISPLD1 gene encoding cysteine-rich secretory protein LCCL domain-containing 1 isoform X2, which translates into the protein MNMNATRIVHSNVLVLCVLIIHRGNWWGHAPYKHGRPCSACPPSFGGGCRENLCYKEGSDRYYPPREEETNEIERQQSQVHDTHVRTRSDDSNRNEVISTQQMSQIVSCEVRLRDQCKGTTCNRYECPAGCLDSKAKVIGSVHYEMQSSICRAAIHYGIIDNEGGWVDITRQGRKHYFIKSNRNGIQTIGKYQSANSFTVSKVTVQAVTCETTVEQLCPFHKPASHCPRVYCPRNCMQANPHYARVIGTRVYSDLSSICRAAVHAGVVRNHGGYVDVMPVDKRKTYIASFQNGIFSESLQNPPGGKAFRVFAVV